In one window of Leptolyngbya sp. 'hensonii' DNA:
- a CDS encoding phage tail sheath C-terminal domain-containing protein has protein sequence MARLDYFAPGVYVEEVQRGSRPIEGVPTAVAGFMGFTEDVRGGAELFKPMLVTSWDQYLQYFSRPMSDGYTDFNAYLPFAVNGWFLNGGGRCWVMSIGTQLPGTPVSPQAAGTQVNSRGNRPSLRFSLRTQEPAPAPRRGRGAIAPQASSLTVAGGSVTIQIRESTPKPPADADAEPPADTGEYFSVAIRQGSEELERFEHLTMDPNADAALADYVVTAVQASQFVEVLHIDPTVGRPLSRRPANGQYEVSPPPVAPNQAQFPREVQGNRDDRTGIRGLFEIDEITILACPDLMRAYEASLMNLDQVHGIMELMVSLCEGAASGDIPNPPNRMVILDTPPDRVKPQDVSRWLMEEFNRRSMFAALYYPWIQVPNPRNAGKPILVPPAGHMAGIWCRTDETRGVYKAPANEVPRGVSGLAYDCNFREQELLNPIGINCIRPFPGRGIRVWGARTLVEPDITEWRYISVRRLISYIEKSIELGTQWAVFEPNDQDLWERVKRTVNNFLTGLWREGALYGSSPSQAFYVKCDEELNTPDTMILGRLYVEVGVCPVRPAEFVIFRVSQWTGQDEGGEG, from the coding sequence ATGGCGAGATTAGATTACTTTGCTCCTGGGGTTTACGTTGAAGAGGTCCAGCGGGGGAGTCGCCCGATCGAGGGTGTGCCCACCGCTGTTGCCGGGTTTATGGGGTTTACGGAAGATGTTCGCGGTGGGGCAGAACTGTTTAAGCCCATGCTTGTCACTAGCTGGGATCAGTACCTGCAGTACTTCAGCCGCCCCATGTCCGACGGTTACACCGACTTCAACGCCTATCTGCCCTTTGCAGTCAATGGTTGGTTCCTGAATGGGGGTGGACGCTGTTGGGTCATGAGCATTGGCACTCAGTTGCCAGGTACCCCAGTTTCTCCCCAGGCAGCGGGCACCCAGGTCAACAGCCGTGGTAATCGTCCCAGCCTGCGGTTTTCCCTACGGACCCAGGAACCAGCCCCCGCTCCCCGTCGGGGTCGGGGGGCGATCGCGCCTCAGGCCAGTAGCCTGACCGTAGCTGGTGGGTCTGTAACGATACAAATTCGGGAAAGTACCCCCAAGCCCCCAGCGGATGCCGACGCCGAGCCCCCCGCAGATACGGGCGAATACTTCAGTGTAGCCATACGTCAAGGCAGCGAAGAACTGGAGCGATTTGAACACCTGACCATGGATCCCAATGCAGATGCCGCTTTAGCGGACTATGTTGTCACGGCTGTGCAGGCTTCCCAGTTTGTCGAAGTGTTGCATATTGACCCCACCGTGGGACGCCCTCTGAGCCGCCGTCCGGCCAATGGTCAATACGAGGTCAGCCCTCCGCCTGTTGCCCCCAACCAGGCCCAATTCCCCCGGGAAGTGCAGGGCAATCGCGACGATCGCACTGGTATCCGGGGTCTGTTCGAGATTGATGAGATCACCATTCTCGCCTGTCCCGACCTGATGCGGGCCTATGAGGCCAGCCTGATGAACCTGGATCAGGTTCACGGCATTATGGAACTGATGGTCAGTCTTTGCGAGGGTGCTGCCTCCGGGGATATCCCCAACCCTCCCAACCGAATGGTAATTTTGGATACGCCCCCCGATCGGGTCAAACCCCAGGATGTCAGCCGCTGGCTGATGGAAGAATTCAACCGGCGCTCCATGTTCGCCGCCCTTTATTACCCCTGGATCCAGGTGCCCAATCCCCGCAATGCTGGTAAGCCAATTCTGGTACCCCCTGCTGGGCACATGGCCGGGATCTGGTGCCGCACTGATGAAACCCGGGGGGTTTACAAAGCTCCGGCCAATGAAGTGCCCCGGGGCGTCTCAGGTCTGGCCTACGATTGTAACTTCCGGGAACAGGAACTTCTGAACCCGATCGGCATCAACTGCATCCGACCTTTCCCCGGTCGAGGCATCCGCGTCTGGGGAGCCCGGACCCTGGTGGAACCGGATATTACGGAATGGCGCTACATCAGCGTGCGTCGTTTGATCAGCTACATCGAAAAGTCAATCGAACTGGGCACCCAATGGGCGGTTTTCGAGCCCAACGATCAGGATCTGTGGGAGCGGGTCAAACGGACGGTGAACAACTTCCTCACCGGGCTGTGGCGTGAAGGGGCCTTGTATGGATCGTCGCCTTCCCAAGCCTTTTATGTGAAGTGCGACGAAGAGTTGAACACACCCGACACCATGATCCTGGGTCGGCTGTATGTAGAGGTTGGGGTCTGCCCAGTACGGCCCGCTGAATTTGTCATCTTCCGAGTCAGCCAATGGACTGGCCAGGACGAAGGCGGAGAGGGTTAA
- a CDS encoding phage tail protein, with product MVNAAFGLNFQTRRSAIEYLTFSRFYFEVDGMTKLLISKASGISIVIETTEQTKPIGSTKNVGGAGAISQTQATPTGVSTENLTLEFISTQDNNVLLEWYIRCHPKPRDGGPRKQMQQRLACSLVFYNQDGTEGARWNVRDAIPAKYKTTKVAADSGDLFKETIEIAHAGLIRANIPTT from the coding sequence ATGGTTAATGCCGCCTTTGGGTTAAACTTCCAGACCCGCAGAAGTGCGATTGAGTATCTAACCTTCAGTCGCTTCTACTTTGAAGTTGATGGGATGACCAAACTGCTGATTTCCAAGGCCAGTGGTATCAGCATTGTGATTGAGACCACAGAACAAACGAAACCGATCGGCTCCACAAAAAATGTGGGTGGTGCTGGGGCAATCAGCCAAACCCAGGCCACACCGACTGGGGTCAGCACTGAAAATCTCACCTTGGAATTTATCTCCACGCAGGACAATAACGTGCTGTTGGAGTGGTACATCCGATGCCATCCCAAGCCTCGGGATGGGGGACCTAGGAAGCAGATGCAACAGCGTCTGGCCTGTTCTCTGGTGTTCTACAACCAGGATGGCACCGAGGGAGCCCGTTGGAATGTCCGGGATGCAATTCCAGCAAAATATAAAACGACGAAAGTGGCGGCTGATTCTGGCGATCTGTTTAAGGAAACGATCGAGATTGCCCACGCTGGGTTAATTCGCGCCAATATCCCCACCACATAA
- a CDS encoding phage tail protein: protein MPKPPPKTGTGTLPEILTTSRFYVELKVTQSDMPDAYFMECKGIKYSVDLIEVAEVAPLKGQGKATQGLIVRSKIPGSFKVGNITLRRGMLTNSNMFWTWLQSVHDGQWSTQRKEGSLVIYTQSGTEGARFQFSRAWPISYSFAGSNVSQGEMAIEELEIAVEDLKRTT from the coding sequence ATGCCCAAACCTCCCCCTAAAACTGGTACTGGCACACTTCCTGAAATTCTCACAACATCCCGTTTTTACGTGGAGTTGAAGGTGACTCAGAGTGATATGCCAGATGCCTATTTCATGGAATGTAAGGGTATTAAATACAGTGTGGACTTGATTGAGGTCGCAGAAGTGGCTCCCCTGAAAGGTCAAGGCAAAGCGACGCAGGGTCTAATTGTTCGAAGTAAAATTCCCGGTTCCTTCAAGGTGGGGAATATTACCCTGCGTCGGGGCATGTTGACCAATTCCAACATGTTCTGGACCTGGCTACAATCGGTTCATGATGGCCAGTGGAGCACCCAGCGTAAAGAAGGTTCCCTGGTTATTTATACTCAAAGTGGTACGGAAGGGGCTCGGTTTCAATTTTCACGGGCCTGGCCAATTAGCTACAGTTTTGCAGGCAGCAATGTATCCCAGGGAGAGATGG
- a CDS encoding Pvc16 family protein, which translates to MIPAVARTLANILAKGTSLSSTEHIDLNPPGPRVTGRSGLTLYCYDVCKSSQVHAESLVPSIEKTQLTNEQYLLQWFDVSFLVSAWDYTVLGEQQLLSEALTSLVGHPSLPEEMLAPELRGHGDLPLVISLQPAINPVMLWTSLGVPLRPALYVTVSIPVFSERKPIAFEEISPSVTCSNA; encoded by the coding sequence ATGATTCCTGCTGTTGCTCGGACTCTGGCCAATATTCTGGCTAAGGGCACTTCATTGAGCAGTACAGAACACATTGATCTGAACCCTCCTGGCCCAAGAGTAACTGGCAGGTCGGGGCTGACTCTTTACTGCTACGACGTTTGCAAGAGTTCGCAGGTCCACGCTGAATCCCTGGTGCCATCTATCGAGAAAACACAGCTTACTAATGAGCAGTACTTACTCCAGTGGTTTGATGTGTCTTTTTTAGTGAGCGCCTGGGACTACACGGTGTTAGGGGAACAGCAATTGTTGTCTGAGGCTCTGACCTCTCTGGTGGGCCATCCTTCCTTGCCTGAGGAAATGCTGGCCCCTGAATTGCGTGGGCATGGAGATTTACCGCTGGTGATTTCTTTGCAACCTGCGATCAATCCCGTGATGTTATGGACTTCCCTCGGAGTCCCCCTGCGTCCCGCCCTCTATGTCACTGTTTCTATCCCTGTGTTCTCAGAACGGAAACCAATTGCATTTGAGGAGATCAGCCCAAGCGTTACCTGCTCAAATGCCTGA
- a CDS encoding phage tail protein has protein sequence MTKPAFTTGTSTYYIEFDGLTQMQIKSMNEISYEAKVAGNKKAIASTKGTAGVITERQTTSGGYETNPTMTIEVYMSANSASASYKLYKWFQACLPASDGGQGNWAGNRKAASVSVYDADGKTEILRWNLDRAWIKKYSISAADVTGGDLAVETYEFVAEHIDKVTQIQAVTTGAVTKSTAVVINSSNAY, from the coding sequence ATGACAAAACCAGCCTTTACTACAGGAACCAGTACCTACTACATCGAGTTTGATGGTCTGACTCAGATGCAGATCAAGAGCATGAACGAGATCAGCTATGAAGCCAAAGTGGCCGGTAATAAAAAGGCCATCGCCTCTACGAAGGGAACTGCAGGGGTGATCACTGAACGGCAGACAACTTCCGGTGGGTACGAAACCAACCCAACGATGACGATCGAAGTTTACATGAGTGCCAATTCGGCCAGCGCCAGTTACAAGCTGTACAAGTGGTTTCAAGCCTGCCTGCCTGCCAGTGATGGCGGTCAGGGAAACTGGGCCGGTAATCGGAAGGCCGCTTCTGTCTCAGTCTATGATGCGGACGGTAAGACGGAAATTCTACGCTGGAACCTCGATCGGGCCTGGATCAAGAAGTATTCGATTTCCGCAGCCGATGTCACAGGTGGAGACCTCGCGGTAGAAACCTACGAATTCGTGGCAGAACACATTGATAAGGTGACGCAAATTCAGGCTGTCACAACTGGGGCCGTTACGAAGAGCACGGCGGTTGTGATTAACAGCTCGAACGCTTACTAG
- a CDS encoding DUF6760 family protein → MSPVPDGLSGGADPIGGVLGYPPEQLRREVALIAYHFHWSLTEILNLEHGERRQWVQTIDQIRES, encoded by the coding sequence ATGTCCCCAGTGCCAGACGGCCTTTCGGGTGGAGCTGACCCTATCGGGGGAGTTTTAGGCTACCCCCCAGAACAGCTACGGCGGGAGGTAGCCTTAATTGCCTATCACTTTCACTGGTCCCTGACCGAAATCCTCAACCTGGAACATGGGGAGCGCCGTCAGTGGGTCCAGACAATCGATCAAATCCGGGAGAGTTGA